A genomic stretch from Bradyrhizobium sp. 195 includes:
- the glyA gene encoding serine hydroxymethyltransferase yields the protein MTAAKTASAPDSFFTASLEQADPEIAAAIKGELGRQRHEVELIASENIVSRAVLEAQGSVMTNKYAEGYPGARYYGGCEWVDVAENLAIDRAKKLFGANFANVQPNSGSQMNQAVFLALLQPGDTFMGLDLAAGGHLTHGSPVNMSGKWFKAAHYTVRREDQIIDMDAVAKQAEEVKPKLIVAGGSAYSRAWDFKRFREIADSVGAYLLVDMAHFAGLVAGGVHASPVPHAHVTTTTTHKSLRGPRGGLILSNDEALAKKLNSAIFPGLQGGPLMHVIAAKAVAFGEALRPDFKVYAKNVVENAKALAEAMKSHGFDIVSGGTDNHLMLVDLRPKGLKGNVSEKALVRAAITCNKNGIPFDPEKPFVTSGLRLGTPAATTRGFGVAEFQQVGGMIAEVLNAIAQSDDGKAPLVEAAIKERVKALTDRFPIYQ from the coding sequence ATGACCGCAGCCAAAACCGCCTCCGCGCCCGATTCGTTTTTCACCGCCTCGCTCGAGCAGGCCGACCCGGAAATCGCCGCCGCCATCAAGGGCGAGCTCGGCCGGCAGCGCCACGAGGTCGAGCTGATCGCCTCCGAGAACATCGTCAGCCGGGCCGTGCTGGAAGCGCAGGGTTCGGTCATGACCAACAAATACGCGGAAGGCTATCCGGGCGCGCGCTACTATGGCGGTTGTGAGTGGGTGGATGTCGCCGAGAACCTCGCGATCGATCGCGCCAAGAAGCTGTTCGGCGCCAATTTCGCCAACGTGCAGCCGAACTCCGGCAGCCAGATGAACCAGGCTGTGTTTTTGGCGCTGCTGCAGCCCGGCGACACCTTCATGGGTCTCGATCTCGCGGCCGGCGGCCATCTCACCCACGGCTCGCCCGTCAACATGAGCGGCAAGTGGTTCAAGGCTGCGCACTACACCGTGCGCCGCGAGGACCAGATCATCGACATGGACGCGGTCGCCAAGCAGGCCGAAGAGGTCAAGCCGAAGCTGATCGTCGCCGGCGGCTCGGCCTATTCGCGCGCCTGGGACTTCAAGCGCTTCCGCGAGATCGCGGACTCGGTCGGCGCCTATCTCCTGGTCGACATGGCTCACTTTGCGGGCCTCGTTGCCGGCGGCGTGCATGCTTCGCCCGTGCCGCATGCCCACGTCACCACGACGACGACGCACAAGTCGCTGCGCGGTCCGCGCGGCGGCCTGATCCTCTCCAACGACGAGGCGCTCGCCAAGAAGCTCAACTCGGCGATCTTCCCGGGCCTGCAGGGCGGCCCCTTGATGCATGTGATCGCGGCGAAGGCGGTTGCCTTTGGCGAGGCGCTGCGTCCGGACTTCAAGGTCTATGCGAAGAACGTCGTCGAGAACGCCAAGGCACTGGCCGAGGCGATGAAGAGCCACGGCTTCGACATCGTCTCCGGCGGCACCGACAACCATCTGATGCTGGTCGACCTCCGGCCGAAGGGCCTGAAGGGCAACGTCTCGGAGAAGGCGCTGGTTCGCGCCGCCATCACCTGCAACAAGAACGGTATTCCGTTCGACCCCGAAAAGCCCTTCGTCACCTCGGGCCTGCGTCTCGGCACCCCGGCGGCGACCACCCGCGGCTTCGGCGTCGCCGAATTCCAGCAGGTCGGCGGCATGATCGCCGAGGTCCTGAACGCGATCGCGCAGTCCGACGACGGCAAGGCGCCGCTGGTGGAAGCCGCGATCAAGGAGCGGGTCAAGGCGCTCACCGACCGGTTCCCGATCTATCAGTAA
- the nrdR gene encoding transcriptional regulator NrdR produces the protein MRCPNCNSLDTQVKDSRPTEDSSVIRRRRVCVACNFRFTTFERVQLRELTVIKRNGRRVPFDRDKLMRSVQISLRKRQVEPERVEKMVSTIVRELETGGEAEISSEVIGETVMEHLRTLDDVAYVRFASVYRNFREAKDFAEVLGELSGEEEARLAAIRK, from the coding sequence ATGCGCTGCCCGAACTGCAACAGTCTCGATACGCAGGTAAAGGACTCGCGTCCGACCGAGGACTCTTCCGTGATCCGCAGGCGGCGCGTGTGCGTCGCCTGCAATTTCCGCTTCACCACGTTCGAGCGCGTGCAGCTGCGCGAGCTCACCGTGATCAAGCGCAACGGCCGCCGCGTGCCGTTCGATCGCGACAAGCTGATGCGCTCGGTGCAGATCTCCTTGCGCAAGCGGCAGGTCGAGCCGGAGCGGGTGGAGAAGATGGTCTCCACCATCGTGCGCGAGCTCGAGACCGGGGGCGAGGCCGAAATCTCCTCCGAGGTGATCGGCGAGACCGTGATGGAGCATCTGCGCACGCTCGACGACGTCGCCTATGTGCGCTTCGCCTCGGTCTACCGCAATTTCCGCGAGGCCAAGGATTTCGCCGAGGTGCTCGGCGAGCTCTCCGGTGAGGAGGAAGCGCGGCTCGCCGCGATCCGCAAATGA
- the ldtR gene encoding transcriptional regulator LdtR, whose amino-acid sequence MMKAVATAADTAERVSGQQGSVQSLYLEALTLVERLHRRLLDVIKDEFDRRGRADINSVQALLLYNIGDKELTAGELRTRGYYLGSNVSYNLKKLVELGFLDHQRSRVDRRSVRIRLTPQGQEVRRIVDTLYQKHVKTVEQVGGISGEEFSTLNKSLHRLERFWTDQILYRL is encoded by the coding sequence ATGATGAAAGCCGTCGCAACTGCGGCAGATACCGCAGAGCGCGTCTCCGGCCAGCAGGGTTCGGTGCAGTCGCTCTATCTGGAAGCTTTGACTCTGGTGGAGCGGCTGCATCGCCGGCTCCTCGACGTGATCAAGGATGAATTCGATCGCCGCGGTCGTGCGGACATCAACTCGGTGCAGGCGCTCCTGCTCTACAACATCGGCGACAAGGAGCTGACCGCGGGCGAGCTGCGCACGCGCGGTTACTATCTCGGCTCCAACGTCTCCTACAATCTGAAGAAGCTCGTCGAGCTCGGCTTCCTCGATCATCAGCGCTCGCGCGTCGATCGCCGCTCGGTGCGCATCCGCCTGACCCCGCAGGGCCAGGAAGTCCGCCGCATCGTCGATACGCTCTACCAGAAGCACGTCAAGACGGTGGAGCAGGTCGGCGGCATCTCTGGCGAGGAGTTCTCGACCCTCAACAAGTCGCTGCATCGCCTCGAGCGGTTCTGGACCGACCAGATCCTCTATCGGCTCTGA
- a CDS encoding RDD family protein: protein MSYDSGNSGAWRNDGGAQPHAYDPYLHPELFRGVATRRAFAFLIDMVVISVPVILGYVFIALFGVVTLGIGWALFWLAWPASVIWAIVYYGACIGGPSSATVGMRLMDLELRTWYGAPGYFVLGATHAVLFWVTVSFLTPFVVLVGLFNGRRRLLHDIVLGTVVINNSIRAPEPQAARTY, encoded by the coding sequence ATGTCGTATGACTCGGGCAACTCAGGCGCCTGGCGCAATGACGGCGGGGCGCAACCGCATGCCTACGACCCCTATCTGCATCCGGAACTGTTCCGCGGCGTTGCGACGCGGCGCGCATTCGCCTTCCTGATCGACATGGTCGTGATCTCGGTGCCGGTCATCCTCGGCTACGTCTTCATCGCATTGTTCGGCGTGGTCACCCTCGGCATCGGCTGGGCGCTGTTCTGGCTGGCCTGGCCGGCCTCCGTGATCTGGGCCATCGTCTACTATGGCGCCTGCATCGGCGGTCCCTCGTCGGCGACGGTCGGCATGCGCCTGATGGATCTGGAGCTGCGCACCTGGTACGGCGCGCCCGGCTATTTCGTGCTCGGCGCCACCCATGCCGTGCTGTTCTGGGTGACGGTCTCGTTCCTGACGCCCTTCGTGGTGCTGGTCGGACTGTTCAACGGCCGCCGGCGCCTGCTGCATGACATTGTGCTGGGAACGGTCGTGATCAACAATTCCATCCGCGCCCCGGAGCCGCAGGCCGCGAGGACCTACTGA
- a CDS encoding Nramp family divalent metal transporter — protein MDARSPHLSPDAAGWRTDAPTTKSLAEVNSTVAIPAAGHWSRRLLAFVGPGYLVSVGYMDPGNWATDLAGGSKFGYTLLSVILLSNLMAILLQSLAARLGIVTDRDLAQACRATYSPAVNFLLWLACEAAIIACDLAEVIGTAIALKLLFGIPLIGGALLAALDAFLLLILMNRGFRFLEAFVIALLAVIAVCFAVQIVAAAPPVAEVLRGFMPKSEIFTNPEMLYIAIGIIGATVMPHNLYLHSSIVQTRAYERNDTGRREAIKWATTDSTIALMLALFINAAILVVAAATFHKSGHSDVAEIGQAFELLSPLLGLGIASTLFAVALLASGLNSTVTATLAGQIVMEGFLDLRLPSWARRLLTRGIAIVPVIVVTAIYGERGTADLLVFSQVVLSMQLPFAVIPLVRFVSDRRKMGQFAIPAYVAAIAWIVAGVIVILNLKLLADTLFG, from the coding sequence ATGGATGCCCGATCACCCCACCTGAGCCCCGACGCCGCCGGCTGGCGCACGGATGCGCCCACCACCAAGAGCCTCGCCGAGGTCAATTCCACAGTCGCGATCCCGGCCGCTGGCCATTGGTCGCGGCGGCTGCTGGCCTTTGTCGGTCCGGGCTATCTCGTGTCGGTCGGCTACATGGACCCCGGCAACTGGGCGACCGACCTCGCGGGCGGATCGAAGTTCGGCTACACGCTGCTCTCCGTCATCCTGCTCTCGAACCTGATGGCGATCCTGCTGCAGTCGCTGGCGGCACGGCTCGGCATCGTCACCGACCGCGACCTGGCGCAGGCCTGCCGCGCCACCTACTCGCCGGCGGTGAACTTCCTGCTCTGGCTGGCCTGCGAGGCGGCGATCATCGCCTGCGATCTCGCCGAGGTCATCGGCACCGCGATCGCGCTCAAGCTCCTGTTCGGCATTCCCCTGATCGGCGGGGCGCTGCTCGCAGCCCTCGACGCTTTCCTGCTTCTGATTTTGATGAACCGCGGCTTCCGCTTCCTCGAAGCCTTCGTCATCGCACTGCTCGCGGTGATCGCGGTGTGCTTCGCGGTCCAGATCGTGGCCGCGGCCCCGCCGGTCGCGGAGGTGCTGCGCGGTTTCATGCCGAAGAGCGAGATCTTCACCAACCCTGAAATGCTCTACATCGCGATCGGCATCATCGGCGCGACCGTGATGCCGCATAATCTCTACCTGCACTCCTCGATCGTGCAGACGCGCGCCTATGAACGCAACGACACCGGCCGCCGCGAGGCGATCAAATGGGCGACGACGGACTCGACCATCGCCCTGATGCTGGCGCTGTTCATCAATGCCGCAATCCTCGTCGTGGCGGCTGCGACCTTCCACAAGAGCGGCCATTCCGATGTCGCCGAGATCGGCCAGGCCTTCGAGCTGTTGTCGCCGCTGCTTGGCCTCGGCATCGCCTCGACGCTGTTCGCGGTGGCGCTGCTCGCCTCCGGCCTCAACTCGACGGTGACCGCGACGCTCGCCGGCCAGATCGTGATGGAAGGCTTTCTCGACCTGCGCCTGCCGAGCTGGGCGCGCCGCCTGCTCACGCGCGGCATCGCCATCGTCCCCGTGATCGTCGTGACCGCGATCTATGGCGAGCGCGGCACGGCCGATTTGCTGGTGTTCAGTCAGGTCGTGCTGTCGATGCAGCTGCCCTTTGCGGTCATCCCGCTGGTCCGCTTCGTCTCCGACCGCCGCAAGATGGGCCAGTTCGCGATTCCCGCCTACGTCGCCGCGATCGCGTGGATCGTCGCGGGCGTGATCGTGATTTTGAATCTGAAGCTGCTGGCGGATACGCTTTTTGGGTGA
- a CDS encoding MFS transporter, which yields MSNPPRLPDTFGRLAWSNLAAQSAEQIALAAAPIVAVLTLGVAEGQTGLLQTALTLPFVLFAIPAGLLADRISRRSLMAGAEALRAVALATIVLLLALGALNLPLLALLGFAAVCGTVVYSVAAPALVPSLVSAELLPAANARIELARTIAFASGPALGGALVGWWGASPAFGFAAALSAIAVVLLSGIFEPARAPAPRRHPFQDIREGAAFVFHHPLLRPVFITQFIFNTGWFLQIAVFVPYAVRHLGLTAAGVGTVLTMYGVGMVIGALLATRVMQRIAFGTVVGLGPVTGFVAAVVMALTVLVPSPWLAALSFFLLGVGPILWVISTTTLRQSVTPPRLLGRVSAINIMSYGARPLGSALGAVVGGLWSAEACLYLAAAVFGVQALVIWLSPAVALHRQPDMVGDEVAVGF from the coding sequence ATGTCAAACCCGCCCCGTCTCCCCGACACCTTTGGCCGCCTCGCCTGGTCCAACCTCGCGGCGCAGTCGGCCGAGCAGATCGCATTGGCCGCAGCCCCCATCGTCGCCGTGCTCACGCTCGGGGTCGCGGAAGGCCAGACCGGCCTGTTGCAGACCGCCCTGACCCTGCCCTTTGTGCTGTTCGCCATTCCGGCCGGCCTGCTCGCCGACCGCATCTCGCGCCGCTCGCTGATGGCAGGGGCCGAGGCGCTACGGGCGGTGGCGCTCGCCACCATCGTGCTGCTGCTGGCGCTCGGCGCCCTCAATCTTCCGCTGCTGGCGCTGCTCGGCTTCGCGGCGGTGTGCGGCACCGTCGTCTATAGCGTAGCCGCGCCGGCGCTGGTGCCCTCGCTGGTGAGCGCGGAGCTGTTGCCGGCAGCGAATGCGCGGATCGAGCTCGCGCGCACCATCGCCTTTGCCAGCGGGCCTGCGCTCGGCGGCGCGCTGGTCGGCTGGTGGGGCGCGAGCCCGGCCTTCGGCTTCGCCGCGGCGCTCTCGGCGATTGCGGTGGTGCTGCTCTCCGGCATCTTCGAACCTGCCCGCGCGCCGGCGCCGCGGCGCCATCCGTTCCAGGACATCCGTGAAGGCGCGGCCTTCGTGTTTCACCATCCGCTGCTGCGGCCGGTGTTCATCACCCAGTTCATCTTCAACACCGGCTGGTTCCTGCAGATCGCCGTGTTCGTGCCCTACGCCGTGCGCCATCTCGGCCTGACCGCCGCCGGCGTCGGCACCGTGCTGACGATGTACGGCGTCGGCATGGTGATCGGCGCGCTGCTCGCCACCCGCGTGATGCAGCGTATCGCCTTCGGCACCGTCGTCGGTCTCGGCCCGGTCACCGGCTTCGTCGCCGCCGTCGTGATGGCGCTGACGGTGCTGGTCCCCTCGCCCTGGCTCGCGGCCTTGAGTTTCTTCCTGCTCGGCGTCGGGCCGATCCTGTGGGTGATCTCGACTACGACACTGCGCCAGTCGGTGACGCCGCCGCGCCTCCTCGGCCGCGTCTCCGCCATCAACATCATGAGCTACGGCGCCCGCCCGCTCGGCTCGGCACTGGGCGCGGTCGTCGGCGGCCTCTGGAGCGCGGAAGCGTGCCTCTATCTCGCGGCCGCCGTGTTCGGCGTGCAGGCGCTGGTGATCTGGCTGTCGCCGGCGGTGGCGCTGCATCGGCAGCCGGACATGGTGGGAGACGAAGTGGCGGTGGGGTTCTAA
- the hemB gene encoding porphobilinogen synthase, producing MAIKYGRPIELREVSRRDGAGASPALDLTVRPRRNRKAEWARRMVRENVLTTDDLIWPLFLIDGNNKREQVASMPGIERLSVDQAVREAERAMKLTIPCIALFPYTDPSLRDEDGSEASNPNNLVCQAVRAIKKEFPEIGVLCDVALDPFTSHGHDGLLSDGKILNDETVAVLVRQALVQAEAGCDIIAPSDMMDGRVAAIREALDRTGLLDVQIMAYAAKYASAFYGPFRDAIGSAKTLTGDKRTYQMDSANTDEALREVELDIAEGADMVMVKPGMPYLDVVRRVKDTFAMPTFAYQVSGEYAMIAAAANNGWLDGERAMMESLLAFKRAGADGVLSYFAPKAAEKLRSQG from the coding sequence ATGGCGATAAAATACGGACGTCCGATCGAATTGCGCGAGGTTTCTCGCCGGGATGGCGCTGGCGCCTCCCCTGCCCTCGATCTGACCGTCCGCCCCCGCCGCAACCGCAAGGCCGAATGGGCCCGACGCATGGTGCGGGAGAACGTGCTCACCACGGACGATCTGATCTGGCCTCTGTTCCTAATCGACGGCAACAACAAGCGCGAGCAGGTCGCCTCGATGCCCGGGATCGAGCGCCTCAGCGTCGACCAGGCGGTGCGCGAGGCCGAGCGCGCGATGAAGCTGACCATCCCCTGCATCGCGCTGTTCCCTTACACCGACCCCTCCCTGCGCGATGAGGACGGTTCTGAAGCGTCCAATCCGAACAATCTGGTCTGCCAGGCGGTGCGTGCAATCAAGAAGGAGTTTCCGGAGATCGGCGTTCTCTGCGACGTCGCGCTCGATCCCTTCACCAGCCACGGCCATGACGGCTTGCTCTCCGACGGCAAGATTTTGAACGACGAGACGGTCGCCGTGCTGGTGCGTCAGGCGCTGGTGCAGGCCGAGGCCGGCTGCGACATCATCGCGCCCTCCGACATGATGGACGGTCGCGTCGCCGCGATCCGCGAGGCGCTGGATCGCACAGGCCTGCTCGACGTGCAGATCATGGCCTATGCGGCCAAATACGCCTCCGCCTTCTACGGCCCGTTCCGCGACGCCATCGGTTCGGCCAAAACGCTCACCGGCGACAAGCGCACCTATCAGATGGACAGCGCCAACACCGACGAAGCGCTGCGCGAGGTCGAGCTCGACATCGCCGAAGGCGCCGACATGGTGATGGTGAAGCCCGGCATGCCCTATCTCGACGTCGTCCGCCGCGTGAAGGACACCTTTGCGATGCCGACCTTCGCCTACCAGGTCTCCGGCGAATACGCGATGATCGCGGCCGCCGCGAATAACGGCTGGCTCGACGGCGAGCGCGCGATGATGGAGAGCCTCCTGGCGTTCAAGCGCGCCGGCGCCGACGGCGTGCTGAGCTACTTTGCACCGAAGGCGGCGGAGAAACTGCGCAGCCAGGGGTAA
- a CDS encoding DUF6163 family protein, producing MSEISTRDAARDGSPRDAVRDNARDSAMSVAAISSERSESDDNVWTRRLVLFLRVMALLSILKGLYHWAQVTGFVGGEDEAFENQSMAWQAATVYFAVIELVAAVGLWLATPWGAVVWLTTVVSMAVIELMFPGIYGGSLIVVGVEAFMLAAYLALAWMAARERPP from the coding sequence ATGTCCGAGATCTCCACCCGCGATGCGGCCCGTGACGGCAGCCCCAGGGACGCCGTCAGAGACAATGCCCGAGACAGCGCGATGTCGGTGGCTGCGATCTCGTCGGAGCGCTCGGAGTCCGACGACAATGTCTGGACGCGCCGCCTCGTGCTGTTCCTGCGGGTGATGGCGCTGCTCTCGATCCTGAAAGGTCTCTATCACTGGGCGCAGGTGACGGGCTTCGTCGGCGGCGAGGACGAGGCGTTCGAGAACCAGTCGATGGCATGGCAGGCCGCGACCGTCTACTTCGCCGTGATCGAGCTCGTCGCCGCGGTCGGCCTGTGGCTGGCAACGCCCTGGGGTGCGGTGGTGTGGCTCACGACCGTGGTGTCGATGGCGGTGATCGAGCTGATGTTCCCGGGCATCTACGGCGGCAGCCTGATCGTCGTCGGGGTCGAGGCCTTCATGCTCGCCGCCTATCTCGCGCTCGCCTGGATGGCCGCGCGCGAACGGCCGCCGTAG
- a CDS encoding arginyltransferase, with protein sequence MTQHSRDTPQFYLTAPSPCPYLPGRHERKVFTHLVGERAGDLNDLLTHGGFRRSQSIAYRPACDQCRACVSVRVVANEFRPSRNFRKVMARNADIIGEQRSAVPTSEQYSVFRAYLDARHRHGGMADMTVLDYAMMVEDSHVETRIIEYRKRGPDSGITGRGEELIAVALTDVLSDGLSMVYSFFEPGQVSRSMGTFMILDHIARARRQGLPYVYLGYWIEGSKKMDYKARFLPQQRLAPSGWLRIDAQGDTASEPQD encoded by the coding sequence TTGACCCAGCACTCGCGCGACACCCCCCAATTTTACCTTACGGCGCCCTCGCCCTGCCCGTATCTGCCGGGCCGGCATGAGCGCAAGGTGTTCACGCACCTCGTTGGGGAGCGCGCCGGTGACCTCAACGACCTCCTGACCCATGGCGGCTTCCGCCGCAGCCAGTCGATCGCCTACCGGCCGGCCTGCGACCAGTGCCGCGCCTGCGTCTCGGTCCGGGTCGTCGCCAACGAGTTCCGTCCCTCCCGCAACTTCCGCAAGGTGATGGCACGCAACGCCGACATCATCGGCGAGCAGCGCAGCGCAGTGCCCACCTCCGAGCAATATTCGGTGTTCCGCGCCTATCTCGACGCCCGCCACCGCCACGGCGGCATGGCCGACATGACCGTGCTCGACTACGCCATGATGGTCGAGGACAGCCATGTCGAGACCCGCATCATCGAGTACCGCAAGCGCGGCCCCGACAGTGGCATCACCGGCCGCGGCGAGGAGCTGATCGCGGTGGCGCTCACCGACGTGCTCAGCGACGGTCTGTCGATGGTTTATTCGTTCTTCGAGCCTGGCCAGGTCAGCCGCTCGATGGGCACCTTCATGATCCTCGACCACATCGCCCGCGCGCGACGTCAGGGCCTGCCTTACGTTTATCTCGGCTACTGGATCGAGGGCTCGAAGAAGATGGACTACAAGGCCCGCTTCCTGCCGCAGCAGCGCCTCGCGCCCTCAGGCTGGCTGCGCATTGACGCGCAGGGGGATACGGCGTCCGAACCGCAGGATTAG